The sequence below is a genomic window from Trichosurus vulpecula isolate mTriVul1 chromosome 5, mTriVul1.pri, whole genome shotgun sequence.
ctccccatctctatccttccccccccccacaaagatggcatgtattctgattgctcatttctccagtctgccctcccttctatcacctcactcgactatcctcttccctttcccccttactttcttgtagggcaagatagatttctataacacattgcctgtaaatcttatttcccaggtgcatgtgaaaacaactttttttaacatttgtttttagaactttgagtttcaaattctctcccttcttcccccaccacctaccctccttgagaaggcaagcaattcaacataagttaTACACGTATTGTAATGCAAAATAGTTCTAtaataatcatattgtgaaagactaactatatttccctcccttctatcctgtccccttttatttaaGGGGAtgctgtccctttttgaaagtgtttgcttttgactacctccacccccaatgtaccctctcttctatcatccctcccaccccttattcctttccccatacttttctgtctcctttcactagtcattgacttgtttttcatgattttcttgcatcactctcatgtatcatcccagtttttcctctacttctcttacttgcttttccaaatcctttttgagctcttccatggcctgagaccaattcacatttttcttggaagcttttaatgtagaatctttgaatttgttgacctcttcttgttgtatgatttgatcttctttgtcactaaagaaagattctatagtttgagtccttttatgcagcctgctcattttcccagacaattactcaACCTTTGGGccctttgtcagggtatgacagcTTCCAGGCTGGATAGTGCTTTGTttcaagtttcaggggttttgcattattgttttcagagctactcctaTTCTGAGATGGTATGATACTCTTCTCCTGGTTTGTGCTCTGGTCTGAGAGTGCAAGCCCTCCTTTCTGTTGGGTAACAACCAAGAGGACTCCCTcatccacagtcaccacaagctctgtcacaccagtgttCCCACAAAGAAATGCCAACTatgactgtgacccagatccaaacagggaaaagcaaaagaatgcTGCCTTAATGCCAGGAAAGAGATCCTTGGAGAGTCATTTTCAAGGTTTCCAGAGGACAAGTGGTACTAGGCCAGTCTAGATAGATGCCTCCCATCTACACCATGAAGcagctttcctttgtaatctatgTCCCCATCAGCCTTATCCTCTTGTCTCTGTCCTTCTACACAACTTGCTTAGCAGAAACACACAACTCCTCATCAATTCCTTCTCCTATGTCAGACTCAGAATTCATAGCACAGTGCTCTAATGTAGATTTCTGCTCTAAGGTTGACCAGTGCTGTAAGCATGGAATGGATGAAGAAGGTTGGATTGCAGCAGCTATTGGCTGGAGTCTGTGGTTTATCACACTCATTTTGCTCTGTGTGGGTAAACTGAGAAAGATCACACCTGATGAATCCAAGTACACACAAGCATGAGATTTGGGACTCCATAGACAAGACTATCAAACTCCACCAGTTTCCTaaatagaaggaagagaacagTCTTGAAATAAGATTCAACTTTCAATTTCAGCAAGGATAATAGTACTTTCACACTTAGTTTTAAAAGGTCAATATTTGGCCCTGATAGTTTTCCTCTCTATATAgtttaatattggaattat
It includes:
- the LOC118851132 gene encoding transmembrane protein 213-like, encoding MKQLSFVIYVPISLILLSLSFYTTCLAETHNSSSIPSPMSDSEFIAQCSNVDFCSKVDQCCKHGMDEEGWIAAAIGWSLWFITLILLCVGKLRKITPDESKYTQA